A region of the Polaribacter sp. L3A8 genome:
TATCCAAAACAAATTTACAATGTAGGTGCTAATAATATGTATCAGCTTATTAATAGTTTAAAGGAGTATAAACACAATCATAGTGTGTATCCTTTTGGAGAATTTGTACATTATACAGATGGTAGGTCAGATTTTAATCCAACGGAGTTAGAAACATTTTTAAAGTCTAAAAACCTAACCAATATCAGCATAGAAAAAACAGCCCCAACGATTGAAGATACTTTTATGGAATTAGCAAAATAAGTATCAGTTAGAGCGCAGTGGAGAACTATTTTGAATATCAAGACTGGGTTCAATGATACAAAACAGAAAAAATAATGAGTAGTAACAATGTTATAGAAGTAGAAGGGTTAACCAAAACATTTGGAGATTTTACTGCTGTGAATGCTATTTCTTTTGAAGTTGAAAAAGGAGAGATTTTTGGTTTTTTAGGTGCAAATGGAGCAGGTAAAACAACGGCTATGAAAATGCTGATTGGTATTTCTAAGCCAACTTCTGGAGCTGCAAAAGTTGCTGGTTTTGATGTATACACACATGCCGAAGATATTAAAAAAAACATTGGTTATATGAGTCAGAAATTTGCTTTGTATGACGATTTAACGGTGAAAGAAAACATTACTTTTTTTGGTGGAATTTACGGTTTGTCTAGAAAAATAATCAAAGAAAAATCTGAAATTTTAATAGCAGAATTAGGCTTAGAAAGTGTTGCTAAAAAATTAGTAGGTTCATTACCGTTGGGTTGGAAACAAAAATTATCGTTTTCTGTGTCTTTGCTTCACGATCCAAAAATTGTGTTTTTAGACGAACCCACAGGTGGCGTAGATCCGATTACAAGGCGTCAGTTTTGGGAATTGATTTACAAAGCTGCCCATCAAGGAACCACCGTTTTTGTAACGACACATTATATGGATGAAGCAGAATATTGCGATCGTGTTTCCATAATGGTAAACGGAAAAATAGAAGCTTTAGATACTCCGAAGAAATTGAAAGAACAATTTAAGGTTGATAATATGAATGACGTGTTTTTAAAATTGGCTAGAGGATGAGAAATAGTATTCAGTCACAGTAGCAGTATTCAGTAAAAAAAACAATAACGTTTATCCGCGAAAGAAAAAAAGTAAAAAACGTTGCCCGCTGAAAACGCAGATTTGAGCATAAAAATGACATACATTGATAAAAAAATCTGCGATTAACTATTGAATTAGTGGGAGTATAACTAAAAAAGAAGAATGTTCCGTTTTTATAATTAAAGGGATAATGAGAAAAAGTTTACGGCAGAGCTAAATAAAAAAGTTTCTCGTAGATAACGCAGGTTTACGCGGATAAAATGAAAAAAAGAAACAGTTATGGAAGAAAAAACAGAAAATGAAATATCTTATATAATTAGAGGAGCAATTTTTAAGGTCTATAATGAATTAGGTCCAGGTTTGTTAGAATCAGTTTACGAAACTGTTTTATCCTACGAATTAGAAAATGAAGGTTTATCCGCTAAAAGACAAGTAATATTACCAATATTTTATGATGACATTAAACTCGATAATGGTTATAGATTAGATTTATTAGTAAATGATAAGGTAATAATAGAAATAAAATCTGTAGAAAAATTAGCAAAAGTACATCATAAACAAGTACTTACTTATTTAAAACTATCAGGTTTAAAATTAGGAATATTAGTCAATTTTAATGAAGACAATATCACAAAAGGTATTTTTAGAAAAGTAAATGGATTATAAAAAGTGTCCCGAAGATAACGCAGATTTACGTAGAAAATAACTGTAAAAAAATTCTGCGCTAATCTGTGAAATCAGCGGGAGATGTATCCACAGAAGAAAAAAATATTAAATGAAAAGATTTATAGGCTTCATAAAAAAAGAATTTTACCATATTTTTAGGGATAGACGCTCGTTGTTTATTCTCTTCGGGATGCCAATTGCTCAAATTATGCTATTTGGTTTTGCAATTACCAACGAAATCAATAATGTAGATATTGCTATTTTAGATCACTCTAAAGATGCAACTACAGCAGAAATTATTCATAAAATTGCTGCTTCAAAATATTTTAGTATCAAACAAATTATAGAAAAAGAAGCTGATATAGAAACTATCTTTAAAAAAGGACATGTAAAAGCTGTTTTAAACTTTGAAAAAGACTTTAGTAAAAACCTTTTGAAAGAAAATAAAGCAACTATTCAAATTATTACGGATGCTACAGATCCTAACACTGCCAATACCATCAGCAATTTTGTAAATGCAATACTTCAAAAATATCAGAAGGAATTAAATAAAGACATTACAATTGCCTATCAAATTATACCAGAAACACGTATGGTTTACAATCCAGAATTAAAAAGTGTGTATATGTTTGTTCCTGGAGTTATGACTATTATTTTAATGCTGGTTTCTGCAATGATGACTTCTATTTCAATTACCAAAGAAAAGGAATTAGGAACCATGGAAATACTTTTAGTATCGCCTTTAAAACCATTTCAAGTAATCATCGGTAAGGTATTTCCTTATATTTTTCTGTCTATTATTAATGCTATTGTAATTGTCTTGCTAAGTATTTTTATATTTAAAATGCCTGTTCAGGGAAGCTTTTTGCTCTTAGGTTTAGAAAGTGTTTTATTTATTATTTCAGCTTTGGCTTTAGGTATTCTAATTTCAACAATTTCGGCAACACAGCAAACTGCCATGATGATTTCTTTAATGGGGTTAATGCTACCTGTAATTTTATTATCTGGCTTTATATTTCCTATAACAAGCATGCCTTTACCGTTACAAATTATTAGTAACATTATTCCTGCAAAATGGTTTATCATCATCATAAAAGGCATTATGCTTAAAGGTGTTGGAATTGAATATGTTTGGAAAGAAACTTTAATTTTATTAGGAATGACAGTGTTTTTTATTGCATTAAGTGTTAAGAAATATAAAATTAGGTTAGAGTAAAATAGATAACAATATTCAGTTCTCAGTAAGCGGTAAAATATGAAAACAATTCTATACATTATACAAAAGGAGTTTAAGCAAATCTTTAGAAATAAGGGGATGCTTCCAATTATTTTTGTTTTACCATTACTGCAACTGGTTATTTTATCTAATGCGGCTACTTTTGAAGTAAAGAATATTAAATTTGGTTATATAGATAATGATCATACAGCAACTTCAAGAGCATTAATAGAAAAATTTAATGCTTCTACCTATTTTAATGTATTAACAGATTTCCCTTCAGAAGCATTGGCTAGTTCTGCGATGCTAAAAGGCGAGGTAGATGTCCTTTTACAAATTCCACACTATTTTGAACGAGATTTACAAAAAGAAAAATACAATAAATTAGGGGTTACACTTAATGCCATTGATGGTGCAGCAGCTGGAGTAGAAAATGTATATGTAACTCAGATTGTACAACGTTTTAATCAACATTTAAAAATAGATCTTGTACAAATTTCAGACAAACAAATACAACCTGTTAGCATAGAAACGATCCCTTTATTTTGGTATAATAAAACATTGAACTATAAAACATTTATGGTTCCCGGAATACTTGTTTTATTGGTAACTATGATTACTTTGTTTTTATCAGGAATGAATGTTGTTCGCGAAAAAGAAATAGGAACCTTAGAGCAAATAAATGTAACTCCAATTAAAAAGAGTCAGTTTATAATTGGTAAACTTTTTCCGTTTTGGGTTATTGGAATGGGCTTATTAACGGTTGGACTAATTTTAGCAAAAGTTATTTTTAACGTCCCTATGATTGGTAGTTTACCACTTATGTACTTATACACGTCTATTTATATTTTGGTGATTTTAGGCATTGGGTTATTCATTTCTAATTTTACAGACACACAGCAACAAGCCATGTTTATTGCTTGGTTTTTTACCGTTATCTTTATTTTAATGAGCGGTTTGTTTACCCCCATAGAAAGTATGCCAAAATGGGCGCAAGTGGTTACTGAGTTTAACCCCATAAAATATTTTGTTGAGGTAATGCGTATGGTCATGTTAAAAGGTTCTGGTTTTACAGATATTTTTCCGCAGTTATTAAAAACGTTGTTTTATGCTGTAATTATGAATGGTTTAGCTGTTTGGAGTTATAAGAAAACAAACTAAAATATTTGTGTAACATAAGTTACTGTGTAGGTTTTAAATTGAATTTATCTTTACTAATCATTATAAATTTTGAGACAGAAAAGTAAATTGATGTGGTTATCAGTTTTAGTTGGTTAAAGATGTTGGTTGGTTTCAATATCTTGAAAAAAAGAGAGCTTTATGCTCTCTTTTTGTTTTATAGCATGTAACATAAGTTACAGACCACCATGTATTCTAAACTTACTTTTGTACTAGATAATAGAACAATACATGAAAAATACACTATACTTAACCCTACTTTCTTTGTTTGCAAATACATTGTTTATGCAAGCACAAGAAATAAAACCAATTTCAAAAGCAGAAGTCTTAGCTATTGTTGCAGAAAAAAATACAACAATTAAAATTTCTGAAGAAGCATTTAATGCTGCAAAGGGAGATTATAAGCAAACAAATGCGGTGTTTTTACCAAACATAACTGCAAGTCATACCGGGATTTCAACAACAAATCCATTAATGTCTTTTGGTTCTAAATTAAATCAGGAAATATTAACTCAAAATGATTTTAATCCTACACTATTAAATGACCCAACAACAACTAGAAATTTTGCAACGAAAGTAGAAATTCAGCAACCATTAATTAATTTAGATGGTTTCTATCAAAGAAAAGCTGCAAAATCTAAAATGGCAGCAATGTCTTTAAAAACAGAACGTACACAAGATTATTTGGTTTTTGAAGTTGAAAAAGCCTACATGCAATTGCAATTGGCTTATAAAGGTGTTGCTGTTTTAAAAAAAGCCTTAGAGGCTGCAAATGCTAATAAAGAAATGGCAGATAATAGTTTTAAACAAGGGGTTTTACAGCGAGCTGATGTTTTAAATGTAGAAATAAGAGTTACAGAAGTTAAAAATCAATTGCAAATGGCAAAAAGTAATGTGCAAAATGCCTCTAATTATCTATCATTTTTAATGAATGATGAAAGCGATGTTTTATATCAGCCAACAGAAAGTTTAGTTGTTGCTAGTTTTAATGTTGATAACAAAACAATTTCTGAAAATAGAGCAGATATAAAAGCGATGCATTTGGCTTCTAAAGCATACGAAGCAATGAATAAAGCAGATAAAATGGCTTTTCTACCTCGTTTAAATGCCTTTGGAAGTTATGAAATGTATGACAATAAAGTTTTTCAGGGTGATGCTAACGGATATTTAATTGGTGCTCAACTAAGTTGGGATATTTTTCAGGGTTCTAAACGTTTTGGAAAAGCACAGAAAAGTAAAGCCGAATTTGAAAAATCTAAGTTAGAATACAATCAATATGTATCTAAAAGTAATTTAGAATTGAATAAAGTAAAGCGCCAATTGGTTGATGCAAAAAACAGATTAGAGTTAACGGATTTAGCTGTTAAACAATCTAAAGAATCTTTAAGAATAAGAAAAAATAGATTTAAAGAAGGCTTAGAAAAAACGTCTGATTTATTATTGGCAGAAACTCAATTTGCACAAAAGCAACTAGAATATTATCAAACAATTTACCAATATAATTTTACACAGTCTTATTTAAATTTTCTAACAAAGAAATAAAACCTTTCGACTGCGCTAAAGGAGACATCTCCTTGTCTAGTCGAGCGCAGTCGAGACCTAATATAAAACCAATACAAATGAAAAAATACATACACATAATAGCATTATTTACAGCATCATTAATAATGACGAGTTGTGGAAGTGAAGAAAAAAAAGGGGCAATAGACACCGCACCTGCAATTAAAGTTACAGTAAGCAAAGTTGCTATAAATAATAACAGTCCGTTTTTGTCTGCAAGTGGAAAAATTCAAGCATCTAACAGTGCAGATTTAAGCACAAGAATGATGGGGTACGTTAAAAAAGTACACGTAAATGTGGGCGATAAAGTTAGAAAAGGTCAATTATTAGTTTCGATTAATAACACGGATTTACAAGCTAAAAAAGGGCAAGTAAATGCTGGCATTACACAAGCTAAAACTACTTTTAAGAATGCTGAAAAAAATTACAAACGTTTTAAAAATTTATATGAAAGTAAGAGTGTTACTCAGAAAGAAATGGATGACATGACAGCTAATTATCAAATGGCAAAAGCAGGTTTAGAAGCTGCCAACCAAATGAAAAACGAAATTAACGCTCAGTTTGCATATTCTAATATTACAGCTCCTTTTAGTGGTGTTGTTACTAGTAAAAATATAGAAACAGGAGATATGGCAAACCCAGGTATGCCTTTAATTAGTTTAGAAGCTCCTGATGAGTTTGAAGTAATTGCGATGGTTCCTGAAACAGAGATCTCACAAATTAAAAAAGGAACAACTGTAAATATTTTGGTGAAATCTATGGATAAAATATTAACAGGTAACGTTACGGAAGTAAGTATTTCTGCTAAAAATACAGGCGGACAATATTTAGTGAAAATAAATTTAGAGAAAACTGCGGTACCTATTTTATCTGGCATGTTTGCTACGGTACAGTTTCCGGTAGAAAGAAAAGTAAAATCGGAATTGGTTTTAATTCCTACACAAGCAATTATAGAAAACGGACAATTATCTGGTATTTATACGGTAAGTGAAACTAATACAGCTATGTTACGTTGGTTGCGTTTAGGAAGAACTTTTGGTGATAAAGTAGAGGTTTTATCTGGCTTAAATGCCGATGAATCTTACATTGTTTCTGCTGATGGAAAGTTATTTAACGGAGCTAAAATAAGTGTTCAGTAAAACAGTTTTCAGTCATCAGTTGGCAGTTGTAGTTATCAGTAAGATAAAATAGTAATCAAGAATTATCGCGTTAAGGATAGAAGTGAAAATCCTTTTTTTTTATACTGAACTTGTTTCAGTATCTCTTTTAAAAAAGCATTTAGCTTAAATTTAAAGATGCTGAAATTAATTAAGCACAAGAAAAAAGATTGTAACGGATAGCCTGTTAAAATGCCCAAAAAATAGAAAGAAATGAAAGAAGGTTTAGCAGGGAAAATTGCAAAAGTCTTTATTGGATCAAAATTAACCGTGTTGCTAATGATCGTTTTTATGGTGGTTGGTGTGTACGCTTCTTTTTTGATTCCGAGAGAAGAAGAGCCGCAAATTGATGTGCCTATGGCAGATATTTTTGTGGGATATCCAGGTGCGAGTCCTACAGAAGTAGAATCGCGCGTGGTAAAACCTTTAGAAAAATTAATCTCGAATATTAAAGGTGTAGAGTATGTGTATTCTACGTCTATGAACGAGAAAGCAATGGTAATTGTGCAGTTTTATGTGGGCGAAGATATTGAGCGTTCTTTTGTAAAGTTATACAATGAAATTAACAAGCACATGGATCAAATGCCTGCTGGTGTTACGTTTCCGTTGGTTAAAACGCGTGCTATTGATGATGTGCCAATGTTGGGGTTAACGTTGTGGAGTGAAAACTACAGCGATTATCAGTTAAGCCAAATGGCGCAAGAGTTAGAAAGTGAAATTAAAAAGGTAAATGATGTTTCTATTACCGATAAAATAGGAGGAAGAAACCGTCAGTTACGTGTGGTTTTAGATAAAGATAAGTTGGCTGCAAGCGGATTGGATTTTTTATCGGTTTCTGAAATGATAAAAGCCAATAACACACAATTAAGTGCAGGAAGTTTTGATAAAAGTGATTCAGAATTTTTAGTAAAAACGGGTAAGTTTTTAGCTTCTGCAAAAGATGTAGAAAACTTAGTGGTTGGTGTACAGCAAAATAGACCAATTTATTTAAAACAAATTGCAAGTATTGTTGATGGACCAGAAATTCCACAGAATTATGTGTCTTTAGGTTTTGGAAAAGCGAGTGAAAAAGCCAATACTTATAAATCTGAATATCCGGCAGTAACTATTTCTGTTGCTAAAAGAAAAGGAGCTGATGCTATGAAAATTGCTGAGGTTATTTTAACAAAAGTAAATCATTTACGTACCACTTTAATTCCGGATGATGTACATGTAGAAATTACTAGAAATTACGGAGAAACCGCTTCTCATAAAGTGTCTGAACTGTTGTGGCATTTGATTGGTTCTATCTTTGCAGTTACTTTGGTTGTTATGTTGGCAATGGGCTGGCGTGGTGGTTTAGTAGTGTTTTTATCTGTGCCCATTACGTTTGCATTAACGTTGTTAAGTTATTACATGATGGATTATACGCTAAACAGAATTACGTTGTTTGCGTTGGTTTTTGTTACTGGTATTGTGGTAGATGACTCGATTATTATTGCAGAAAATATGCACAGGCATTTTAAAATGAAACGACTGCCTTTTAAACAAGCTGCTTTGTATGCAATTAACGAAGTAGGTAACCCAACAATTTTAGCAACATTTACAGTAATTGCTTCTGTTTTACCAATGGCTTTTGTGTCTGGTTTAATGGGGCCTTATATGGCGCCAATGCCAATTGGAGCATCAATAGCAATGATTTTATCATTATTTGTAGCTTTAACAATTACGCCTTATTTAGGATATATTTTCTTAAAAGAGAAAGATAAAAAAGACGTTGAAGAAAAACCAGAAAAACCTTTAGAAGAAACCTTTATTTATAAAATTTATAACAAATTTGAAAGACCGTTGTTAGAAAACGGAAAGAAACGTTGGTTGTTTTTAGGCGGAACATTTGTTTTATTGATGGCAACAATGGTGTTGTTTTTTACAAAATCGGTTGCCGTAAAAATGTTGCCTTTTGATAACAAAAATGAGTTTCAGGTAGTAATTGATATGCCAGAAGGCACTACTTTAGAACGTACAGGTGTTGTAACTCAAGAAATTGCACAGTATTTAGCAACTAGACCAGAAGTGGTTAATTATCAGAATTATATAGGTACTTCTGCACCGATTACTTTTAATGGTTTGGTACGTCATTACGATTTACGTGGAGGTTCTAATATGGCTGATATTCAGGTAAATTTAATAGATAAGGAAGAAAGAACTATTCAGAGTCACGGAATTGCAAAGTTATTAAGACCCGAAATTCAGAAAATAGCAAAGAAATACAATGCAAATGTAAAGTTAGTAGAGGTACCACCAGGACCACCAGTTTTATCTACTATTGTTGCTGAGGTTTATGGACCTGATTATAATGAGCAGATTAAGATAGCAAATAGCGTTCAGAATATTTTAAAGAATACAGAAGATGTTGTTGATATTGATTGGATGGTAGAAGATGATCAAACAGAATATCAATTTAATATTAATAAAGAAAAAGCCATGTTGTATGGTGTTGCACCACAACAAATTGCTTATACCATGAATATGGCTTTGTCTAACCGTGCTATTACTACTTTGTATGATGAAGATGCGGTGAGTCAAGTTGGGTTGGTATTAGCTTTAGATGAAAAAGAGAAATCTACCATTTCTGATATTTCTCAATTAAAAGTAAAATCTAAACAAGGTAATTTAGTGCCTATTGCAGATTTGGTAGAGATTAAAGAAAACATTGCTGCAAAAAGTATTTACAGAAAAAACCAAAAGCGTGTAGTTTATGTAGTGGCAGATATGGCAGGAGAATTAGAGAGTCCGGCATACGCAATTTTAGGAATGGAAGAAAAATTAAATAAGATAACACTTCCTGAAGGATATAAATTGGATGAAATGTATTTGGGGCAGCCAGAATTTGAAGATAATTATACCGTGAAATGGGATGGAGAATGGCAAATTACTTTAGAGGTTTTTAGAGATTTAGGAATCGCCTTTTTAGGTGCTATTATTTTAATTTATATTTTAATTGTTGGATGGTTTCAAAACTTTAAAGCACCCATTGTAATGATGGTTGCCATACCGTTATCATTAATAGGAATTGTTTTAGGACACTGGATTATGGGCGCATTTTTTACAGCAACTTCTTTTATTGGAATGATTGCACTGGCAGGAATTATGGTTCGGAATTCTGTTTTATTGATAGATTTTATCAACTTAAGAACAGATGAAGGCATTCCTTTAAAACAAGCTTGTATTGAGGCAGGAGCAGTAAGAACAACACCAATTTTATTAACTGCCGGAACCGTAGTTATAGGAGCATTTGTTATTTTGTTTGATCCTATCTTTCAAGGACTAGCCATATCATTAATGGGAGGAACTATTGTTTCTACAGTATTAACGTTATTGGTTGTGCCTTTAGTTTACTATATGATAGAGAAGAAAAATTATAAATAAAAAATTAGTAGCCCGCGGATTACACGGATTTTCGCAGATAGAAATAGTATTAATCTGCGATTATCAGCGAAATCAGCGGGGAAAAACAAAAAAAAATGAAATTAGTAATAGTTACAGCAGTAGAAGAGTTTCAGAAAGATATTTTAAACATCTTTAAAAAAGCAAATATTGAAAATTTTAGTAGTTCTGATATTGATGGGCATAAAAATACTCCTTCATTATTAAAAGCTTCTAATTGGTTTTCTGGAGAGAAAAATGGTAATGGATCGATTATGTTCTTTTCATTTACTAAAACAGATAAAATTGATGGTCTTTTTACGATTATAAAAGAGTTTAATAACAATTTAGAAACTAATAACCCTATAAGAGCCATTGTGCTTCCTGTAGAAAGATTTATATAATTTAAAAAAAAGATAAAAAATGTTAAACAAATATTTTAGAGTAATTGTAGGAGTAATGGTTTTATTAAGTGTGGTGCTTTCGGTTTACGTAAGCCAAAACTGGATGTGGTTTACCGTTTTTATAGGGGTGAATTTAATTCAGTCTGCATTTACAAAATGGTGTTTGTTAGAAACCATTTTAGTGAAATTAGGAGTTAAAAAATAAGAGCTCATCTAAAATTGATACTTATTCGATAATTTTTTCTGGTTGTTTTAAAAGATATTTTATAGAATAAGTTCTTGTAAAATGTGCTCCATAAAAGAGAATTAAGCTTGTGTAAGAAACCCATAACATTATTAAAATTATTGAGCCCGCAGCACCATAAGTAGAACCTGGTTCTAGTTCGCTAAAATAAATTGCAAGTAAATATTTACCAACAACAAAAAGAATAGATGTTAATAAAGCACCAATTCTAACAGCTCTCCATGGTACATTTGCATTTGGTAAAATTTTAAACATAGCTGCAAAAACAAAATAAATAGAAGCTAAAGAAATAAAAATATCCAACGTAAAAATAGAATTCACTAAATCACTAGAAATAATATTTTTTAAATTTTCTCCAAAAGTACTTAGTAGTGAAGTTAAGACGAGGCTTATTAATAGTAAGAACACAATAATAAGGATAAAACCAAAACTTTTTAATCTTACAAAAATAGTTTCTAAAACACCATTTTTAAACCTAGGTTTAGCATTCCAAATGGAATCTAAAATATTTTGTATTTGAAAAAATACACCTGTAGAACCGTATATTAAAGTTGCAATTCCAATTATTGTTGTAAAAAATGAAGTTTTTTTATCTCCATCATTAACCATCATTCCTTTTATTGTATTTGCTGTTTCTGTACCAATAGCGTTCGATATTTCGTTTAAAATTTGTCCTTCTACAATTTCTTTTCCCCAAATAGAGCCAACTAGGTTAAAAATGATTATTATAAGCGCAGGTAAAGAGAGTATTGCATAATAAGCAATAATTGCAGCTTTATTAAAAGGGTCATCATTAAACCAAGATTTTGCACTTGTTATTAATAATTCGGGCAAATGTTTTAGTTTGAATTTAATTTTATCTTTTTGCTTTGTCATACAAAGCAAAAATACACATTGAAAAAGAATTTACATATTTATTTTTCAATGTGTGTTTTTAGTGTAATATATGCTGCTAATTTTTTAAGTTGTAAAAGAAGTATTAAATTCTACTTTTTAGTTTATATAATTTAGAATTTATCCTCTATGTCTTCTTCTATTTCTAGGCTCAAATTTTTTACCTTCGCCTCCTAAACTATTAAATTTCCACGTAAAAGTTAACATTGCATATTGTTTTAGTACTGTACTAGAAGAATCTTGAATGTAATCTTCTGTAGCAACTCTTCTTGCATTTGTGTTTTGATTTAAGATGTCATACACCTTTATACCCAATGCTCCTTGGTCTTTTAAGATTGAATATCTTAAAGTAGTATTCCAGAACCAAGCACTTTTTTGAAAACCATCTGCAATATTTGGGTTGTAGTTAAATTTTACATCATTTCTCCATTCTATTTTTTTTGGTAAAAATGTAGCTGTACTTATTAACACATCGTGACTGGTAAAATTTTTATCGCTAAATCGTTCTATGTCGTAGGTGTTTTTGTTTACAGAAATAGAATATGAAGGTCTAATTTGTAAGATATCGTCCCACATAAAATCAAAACCAATTCTTGGTGAAATGCTAGTTGTTTTACTCGAGTATTGTACACCATTGTTAAAATTTATATTTTTATTATGGTTACCAAATACTTTAAATTCAGTTTTTAAACTACCAAAATCTTCCCATTTTTTGGTAACACTATAACTTCCGCCTGCTTGCATGTTATAAAAGCCATCTACATTTGCGTAAGAAGTTTCTCTAATAAGTGTATTTGTGTCTATTATGGTATTTGCAACCACTCTATCATTTGTAAAAGAAAGGTTACCAAAAGCCCAAAAACCAGTTCTTTCTTTCCAATTAAAA
Encoded here:
- a CDS encoding efflux RND transporter periplasmic adaptor subunit, which codes for MKKYIHIIALFTASLIMTSCGSEEKKGAIDTAPAIKVTVSKVAINNNSPFLSASGKIQASNSADLSTRMMGYVKKVHVNVGDKVRKGQLLVSINNTDLQAKKGQVNAGITQAKTTFKNAEKNYKRFKNLYESKSVTQKEMDDMTANYQMAKAGLEAANQMKNEINAQFAYSNITAPFSGVVTSKNIETGDMANPGMPLISLEAPDEFEVIAMVPETEISQIKKGTTVNILVKSMDKILTGNVTEVSISAKNTGGQYLVKINLEKTAVPILSGMFATVQFPVERKVKSELVLIPTQAIIENGQLSGIYTVSETNTAMLRWLRLGRTFGDKVEVLSGLNADESYIVSADGKLFNGAKISVQ
- a CDS encoding TolC family protein; amino-acid sequence: MKNTLYLTLLSLFANTLFMQAQEIKPISKAEVLAIVAEKNTTIKISEEAFNAAKGDYKQTNAVFLPNITASHTGISTTNPLMSFGSKLNQEILTQNDFNPTLLNDPTTTRNFATKVEIQQPLINLDGFYQRKAAKSKMAAMSLKTERTQDYLVFEVEKAYMQLQLAYKGVAVLKKALEAANANKEMADNSFKQGVLQRADVLNVEIRVTEVKNQLQMAKSNVQNASNYLSFLMNDESDVLYQPTESLVVASFNVDNKTISENRADIKAMHLASKAYEAMNKADKMAFLPRLNAFGSYEMYDNKVFQGDANGYLIGAQLSWDIFQGSKRFGKAQKSKAEFEKSKLEYNQYVSKSNLELNKVKRQLVDAKNRLELTDLAVKQSKESLRIRKNRFKEGLEKTSDLLLAETQFAQKQLEYYQTIYQYNFTQSYLNFLTKK
- a CDS encoding ABC transporter ATP-binding protein, coding for MSSNNVIEVEGLTKTFGDFTAVNAISFEVEKGEIFGFLGANGAGKTTAMKMLIGISKPTSGAAKVAGFDVYTHAEDIKKNIGYMSQKFALYDDLTVKENITFFGGIYGLSRKIIKEKSEILIAELGLESVAKKLVGSLPLGWKQKLSFSVSLLHDPKIVFLDEPTGGVDPITRRQFWELIYKAAHQGTTVFVTTHYMDEAEYCDRVSIMVNGKIEALDTPKKLKEQFKVDNMNDVFLKLARG
- a CDS encoding ABC transporter permease; translation: MKTILYIIQKEFKQIFRNKGMLPIIFVLPLLQLVILSNAATFEVKNIKFGYIDNDHTATSRALIEKFNASTYFNVLTDFPSEALASSAMLKGEVDVLLQIPHYFERDLQKEKYNKLGVTLNAIDGAAAGVENVYVTQIVQRFNQHLKIDLVQISDKQIQPVSIETIPLFWYNKTLNYKTFMVPGILVLLVTMITLFLSGMNVVREKEIGTLEQINVTPIKKSQFIIGKLFPFWVIGMGLLTVGLILAKVIFNVPMIGSLPLMYLYTSIYILVILGIGLFISNFTDTQQQAMFIAWFFTVIFILMSGLFTPIESMPKWAQVVTEFNPIKYFVEVMRMVMLKGSGFTDIFPQLLKTLFYAVIMNGLAVWSYKKTN
- a CDS encoding GxxExxY protein; its protein translation is MEEKTENEISYIIRGAIFKVYNELGPGLLESVYETVLSYELENEGLSAKRQVILPIFYDDIKLDNGYRLDLLVNDKVIIEIKSVEKLAKVHHKQVLTYLKLSGLKLGILVNFNEDNITKGIFRKVNGL
- a CDS encoding ABC transporter permease, translated to MKRFIGFIKKEFYHIFRDRRSLFILFGMPIAQIMLFGFAITNEINNVDIAILDHSKDATTAEIIHKIAASKYFSIKQIIEKEADIETIFKKGHVKAVLNFEKDFSKNLLKENKATIQIITDATDPNTANTISNFVNAILQKYQKELNKDITIAYQIIPETRMVYNPELKSVYMFVPGVMTIILMLVSAMMTSISITKEKELGTMEILLVSPLKPFQVIIGKVFPYIFLSIINAIVIVLLSIFIFKMPVQGSFLLLGLESVLFIISALALGILISTISATQQTAMMISLMGLMLPVILLSGFIFPITSMPLPLQIISNIIPAKWFIIIIKGIMLKGVGIEYVWKETLILLGMTVFFIALSVKKYKIRLE
- a CDS encoding efflux RND transporter permease subunit yields the protein MKEGLAGKIAKVFIGSKLTVLLMIVFMVVGVYASFLIPREEEPQIDVPMADIFVGYPGASPTEVESRVVKPLEKLISNIKGVEYVYSTSMNEKAMVIVQFYVGEDIERSFVKLYNEINKHMDQMPAGVTFPLVKTRAIDDVPMLGLTLWSENYSDYQLSQMAQELESEIKKVNDVSITDKIGGRNRQLRVVLDKDKLAASGLDFLSVSEMIKANNTQLSAGSFDKSDSEFLVKTGKFLASAKDVENLVVGVQQNRPIYLKQIASIVDGPEIPQNYVSLGFGKASEKANTYKSEYPAVTISVAKRKGADAMKIAEVILTKVNHLRTTLIPDDVHVEITRNYGETASHKVSELLWHLIGSIFAVTLVVMLAMGWRGGLVVFLSVPITFALTLLSYYMMDYTLNRITLFALVFVTGIVVDDSIIIAENMHRHFKMKRLPFKQAALYAINEVGNPTILATFTVIASVLPMAFVSGLMGPYMAPMPIGASIAMILSLFVALTITPYLGYIFLKEKDKKDVEEKPEKPLEETFIYKIYNKFERPLLENGKKRWLFLGGTFVLLMATMVLFFTKSVAVKMLPFDNKNEFQVVIDMPEGTTLERTGVVTQEIAQYLATRPEVVNYQNYIGTSAPITFNGLVRHYDLRGGSNMADIQVNLIDKEERTIQSHGIAKLLRPEIQKIAKKYNANVKLVEVPPGPPVLSTIVAEVYGPDYNEQIKIANSVQNILKNTEDVVDIDWMVEDDQTEYQFNINKEKAMLYGVAPQQIAYTMNMALSNRAITTLYDEDAVSQVGLVLALDEKEKSTISDISQLKVKSKQGNLVPIADLVEIKENIAAKSIYRKNQKRVVYVVADMAGELESPAYAILGMEEKLNKITLPEGYKLDEMYLGQPEFEDNYTVKWDGEWQITLEVFRDLGIAFLGAIILIYILIVGWFQNFKAPIVMMVAIPLSLIGIVLGHWIMGAFFTATSFIGMIALAGIMVRNSVLLIDFINLRTDEGIPLKQACIEAGAVRTTPILLTAGTVVIGAFVILFDPIFQGLAISLMGGTIVSTVLTLLVVPLVYYMIEKKNYK